In Labrus bergylta chromosome 6, fLabBer1.1, whole genome shotgun sequence, the following proteins share a genomic window:
- the ahsg1 gene encoding alpha-2-HS-glycoprotein 1, translating to MKGFSTLVLLFSAVLLCHSAPALEPVTCTSENVNAAARLAMHHIDMHHSHGYKFRLLDIKGNKMEETDTGCNIELKLGLGETQCHVVNPKHFEDCEYSGASDGSVMSSCTVMMTVVESDAQVTSYSCETQREISKEELSLTCPDCPVIMALNDKEGLNAALEAVKEFNKNTTNQNYFVLQDVGRLKLGYIMSQGMRHFSEIALVESNCPLFSRIVPAACKALCSHRAQHAVCRSSYSKTSKLVSLRCEYYPALDSSPLPPGEMEPICEQPPSFSPAGPPAPPPNAGAAQIQIPLNPLPPVLPCHASPQQEFHPICNWP from the exons ATGAAGGGCTTTTCCACTCTGGTGTTGCTGTTTTCAGCGGTGCTGCTCTGCCACTCTGCTCCAGCTTTGGAGCCAGTAACATGCACTTCTGAAAATGTCAATGCAGCGGCCCGTTTGGCAATGCATCACATTGACATGCACCATAGTCATGGCTACAAGTTCAGACTCCTGGACATCAAAGGCAACAAAATGGAAGAG ACAGACACAGGTTGCAACATTGAACTGAAGTTGGGTCTGGGGGAGACACAATGCCATGTGGTCAATCCCAAACACTTTGAGGACTGTGAGTACAGTGGAGCCAGCGACGGG TCGGTGATGTCCAGCTGCACTGTCATGATGACTGTCGTAGAGAGTGACGCCCAAGTCACCAGTTATTCATGTGAAACGCAGAGAG aGATCTCTAAAGAGGAACTGTCCCTGACCTGCCCTGACTGTCCTGTCATCATGGCACTTAACGATAAAGAAGGTCTAAATGCTGCACTGGAAGCTGTGAAAGAATTCAACAAGAACACCACCAACCAGAACTACTTTGTCCTGCAGGATGTGGGACGACTGAAACTTGGG taCATCATGTCGCAAGGGATGAGGCACTTCTCTGAGATCGCCCTGGTTGAGTCAAACTGCCCGTTGTTTTCCAGAATAGTTCCTGCGGCATGCAAAGCCCTTTGCTCCCACAGAGCT CAACATGCTGTCTGTCGATCATCTTATTCCAAGACAAGCAAACTCGTGTCTCTTCGCTGTGAATACTATCCTGCACTG GACTCCAGTCCCCTCCCCCCTGGTGAGATGGAGCCTATCTGTGAACAGCCTCCTTCCTTCAGCCCTGCTGGCCCTCCTGCACCCCCACCCAATGCTGGTGCTGCACAAATACAAATCCCCTTAAACCCCCTTCCCCCAGTCCTCCCATGCCATGCCAGTCCCCAGCAAGAGTTCCACCCAATTTGCAACTGGCCTTAA